Proteins encoded in a region of the Nicotiana tomentosiformis chromosome 9, ASM39032v3, whole genome shotgun sequence genome:
- the LOC138898681 gene encoding uncharacterized protein has protein sequence MTPYHPQANGKVKVSNREIKSILSKIVNANRMDWSKKLDDALWAYRIAYKMPIGMLPYRLVFGKSCHLPAELEHKAMWDLKKLNLDWDVAANLRVAHRMNWISSSTMLMRVHPCTKKR, from the coding sequence atgactccctatcacccacaagctaatGGGAAAgtgaaagtctccaaccgggagataaagagtatcttgtccaaaatagtgaatgctaatcggatggattggtccaagaagcttgatgatgcattatgggcttatcggataGCTTACAAAATGCCTATTGGAATGTTGCCATACAGGTTGGTGTTCGgaaaatcttgtcatcttccggcggaactagagcacaaggcaatgtgggatttaaagaagttgaatcttgattgggatgtagccgctaacttgagggttgcacatagAATGAATTGGATCAGTTCCAGTACCATGCTTATGcgagttcatccttgtacaaagaaaagatga
- the LOC138898682 gene encoding uncharacterized protein, producing MPAYAKFLKEILTKKRKIEKTSVVKITEHCSVILQNKLPQKYGDTGSFTIPFSLGTLNFDKSLCDSGALINLMPLSIRGKLENDLGKIRSAPISLHLADETTIILEGIMEDVLVRVEKFLFPVDFIVVKLEENKEVPFILGSPFLATGHT from the coding sequence atgccagcttatgccaaattcttgaaggagatccttacaaagaagaggaagatagaaaagacctcagtggtcaagatcacagagcattgcagcgtaatcttgcaaaacaaactcccacaaaagtatgGAGATACAGGGAGCTTTACTATACCTTTctcgttaggcactcttaattttgataaatctttgtgtgattctggtgccttaattaatttaatgcctttgtctattcgCGGGAAGCTGGAGAATGATCTTGGaaagataaggtctgcaccaatatctttgcaccTAGCAGACGAAACAACTATAATACTCGAGGGGATcatggaagatgtcttagttcgggtagaaaAGTTtttatttcctgtagatttcattGTGGTGAAGCTGGAGGAGAACAAAGAGGTCCCCTTTATCTTAGGAAGCCCATTCTTAGCGACGGGACATACATAA